One segment of Stomatobaculum sp. F0698 DNA contains the following:
- a CDS encoding polyphosphate polymerase domain-containing protein has translation MGIAAEVSRVERKFVLPVKVAEDLYGRLRLLLPGDPFQGYAPYNVRSLYFDSFYNEDYVDKMDGLEYRKKIRIRIYSPDDQKAKLELKQKQGENQHKLSLSITREQAYEMIAGNYECLLREGSELAENIYGIMVKEQYRPAALIQYQRRAFAVPVNSIRITFDSHIETAEGNFDLFSKSPALFYPADSQSFEVLEVKYNHFLLGYIKDALQLADLTEESYSKYVAGRRYGLLPVIGRM, from the coding sequence ATGGGCATTGCGGCAGAAGTCAGCCGTGTGGAACGAAAGTTTGTCTTGCCGGTGAAAGTCGCCGAGGATCTCTACGGGCGGCTGCGACTGCTCTTGCCGGGAGATCCGTTCCAGGGGTATGCGCCTTATAACGTACGTTCGCTCTACTTTGACTCGTTTTATAACGAGGACTATGTCGATAAAATGGACGGACTTGAATATCGAAAGAAGATACGAATCCGCATCTATAGTCCGGACGACCAAAAGGCAAAACTCGAGCTTAAACAGAAGCAGGGCGAGAATCAGCACAAGCTTTCACTCAGCATCACGCGGGAGCAGGCTTATGAAATGATTGCCGGGAACTATGAGTGCCTGCTCCGTGAGGGCTCGGAACTCGCAGAGAATATCTACGGCATCATGGTAAAAGAGCAGTATCGTCCGGCTGCTTTGATTCAGTATCAGCGAAGAGCCTTCGCAGTGCCGGTCAACAGCATACGCATCACCTTTGACAGTCACATTGAGACTGCCGAGGGAAATTTCGATTTATTTTCAAAGAGCCCGGCACTGTTTTATCCGGCGGACAGTCAGAGTTTTGAAGTGCTGGAAGTGAAGTACAATCATTTTTTGCTTGGCTACATCAAGGATGCACTGCAGCTCGCCGACCTCACGGAGGAGAGTTATTCCAAGTATGTTGCGGGCAGACGTTACGGTTTGTTGCCGGTCATCGGCAGAATGTAA
- a CDS encoding alginate O-acetyltransferase AlgX-related protein, with protein MKRYQAVFSALFLTGLFSLSALNLYRERAVLKAKFDDIARPKTASELKSYTRQLDGVLSQTLVGGHRWNELYGTVYRAIGKNEENSFKYVRDKDSVLYAGNFYNTSNLSAPGIAGRMRRLQDSLKDKGTKLVVIMYPTKYREDWSRGYYGIPYNNFNAYGDEVLRYLRRYDVDYIDVRDVFREADMKATEIFYRTDHHWTVPSAFYATGKIVDHLNRKYDANLDPDGFYRDLNNYTIETYGNIYMGSQGRDAGQLYSGELDDYSFIFPKFDTQYRYYCRYRGGREGSAEGDMEQALISRKYLNKKDLYDREMNNGYIQGVVRFDQIDNKLNPDGPSALFIRDSYSSPVATFLSPMFSRIELLWSLHYNPSGKGSIQEMLESKHFDYVFVALALDNFTNEGTPFFIEDPKAAENGDEDVVGQGKDPAAQ; from the coding sequence ATGAAACGATATCAAGCAGTCTTTTCGGCGCTCTTTCTCACGGGCCTTTTTTCGCTCTCAGCGTTGAACCTATACCGGGAGAGAGCTGTACTCAAAGCAAAGTTTGATGACATTGCCCGTCCCAAGACAGCTTCCGAATTGAAAAGCTACACGCGGCAGTTGGACGGTGTGCTCTCACAGACGTTGGTCGGCGGACACCGCTGGAATGAGCTTTACGGAACTGTATATCGCGCGATCGGAAAGAATGAGGAGAACTCGTTCAAGTATGTGCGAGACAAGGACTCCGTACTCTATGCGGGAAACTTCTATAACACCTCAAATCTCAGCGCCCCCGGAATTGCGGGACGTATGCGCCGCCTGCAGGATAGCTTAAAGGACAAGGGGACCAAGCTCGTGGTCATCATGTATCCGACCAAGTATCGCGAGGATTGGTCTCGGGGCTACTACGGCATCCCCTACAATAACTTTAATGCCTACGGAGATGAGGTGCTTCGCTACTTAAGGCGCTATGATGTGGATTATATCGATGTGCGCGATGTGTTTCGCGAGGCCGATATGAAGGCGACGGAGATATTTTATCGCACGGACCACCACTGGACGGTGCCTTCCGCTTTTTATGCGACGGGCAAAATTGTGGATCATCTGAACCGGAAGTACGATGCGAACTTGGATCCGGACGGCTTTTACCGAGATCTCAACAACTATACAATCGAGACTTACGGGAATATCTACATGGGGTCGCAGGGAAGAGACGCGGGACAGCTCTATTCGGGCGAGTTGGATGATTACAGCTTTATCTTCCCCAAGTTTGACACGCAGTACCGCTATTACTGCCGTTATCGCGGTGGCAGAGAAGGCTCAGCAGAAGGCGATATGGAGCAAGCTCTCATTTCGCGCAAATATCTGAATAAGAAGGATCTCTATGATCGAGAGATGAACAACGGCTATATTCAGGGTGTCGTTCGTTTCGATCAGATTGACAATAAGTTGAACCCGGACGGGCCGTCGGCGCTCTTTATTCGAGATTCCTATTCTTCTCCGGTTGCCACCTTCCTTTCGCCGATGTTCTCGCGCATTGAGTTACTCTGGTCGCTGCACTATAACCCGAGCGGGAAAGGCAGTATTCAGGAAATGCTCGAATCCAAGCATTTCGACTATGTTTTTGTGGCACTCGCGTTGGATAACTTTACCAACGAGGGCACGCCTTTCTTTATTGAAGATCCGAAGGCGGCCGAAAACGGAGATGAAGATGTAGTTGGGCAGGGCAAGGATCCCGCCGCACAGTGA
- a CDS encoding MBOAT family O-acyltransferase has translation MLMLIRKDNVKVRRLVLTAACVLNLGMLGVFKYAGFVVETVNGIMERPFLPYPNIVLPIGISFFTFQALSYVIDVYMGSAEPQKNLLDIALYVAFFPQLIAGPIVKYSAIAEQIKNRRTDFTMLTEGICRFSEGFCKKILIANNLAVIADTVFNLTKGGDTSIPVPMLLAWLGAVSYMFQLYYDFSAYSDMAIGLGLMFGFRFSENFRYPFVSRSIREFMTRWHISLASWFSQYVYKPLGGANTKKKDVMIRNLFIVWLLTGLWHGANWTYIWWGLYFFILIVFEIAFRLDEREGHEVLRHVYVVVATVFAMVIFRCETGEQMSLFFADLFGLGGNGFYSPAVVMFLKEYGISLIAAVLCALPLRNYILEKTEDSEGHEIFYRSCGAIYVIGLGACMVFSIAILAKGGYNPFIYFNF, from the coding sequence ATGCTGATGTTGATCCGGAAAGACAATGTAAAGGTACGCCGACTGGTGTTAACCGCGGCCTGTGTCTTGAATCTCGGGATGCTCGGCGTTTTTAAGTACGCCGGTTTTGTGGTTGAGACCGTAAACGGCATCATGGAGCGTCCCTTCTTACCTTATCCCAATATTGTTTTGCCCATCGGTATTTCATTCTTTACCTTTCAGGCTCTGTCCTATGTCATTGATGTCTATATGGGCAGTGCGGAGCCGCAAAAAAATCTCCTCGATATCGCACTTTATGTTGCTTTCTTCCCGCAGCTCATTGCAGGTCCCATTGTCAAATATTCGGCAATCGCGGAACAGATCAAAAATCGACGCACGGATTTCACGATGTTGACGGAAGGAATCTGCCGCTTTTCGGAGGGTTTCTGCAAAAAGATACTGATTGCAAATAACCTCGCGGTCATTGCCGACACGGTATTTAACCTGACCAAGGGAGGCGATACCTCTATCCCGGTGCCCATGCTGCTTGCTTGGCTCGGTGCCGTGAGCTATATGTTCCAGCTCTATTACGACTTCAGTGCATATTCCGACATGGCGATTGGTCTTGGCCTTATGTTCGGGTTCCGTTTCTCGGAAAATTTCCGTTATCCCTTTGTGAGTCGTTCCATCCGCGAATTCATGACGCGCTGGCACATCAGCTTGGCTTCTTGGTTCAGTCAATATGTCTACAAACCGCTCGGCGGTGCAAACACCAAAAAGAAAGATGTGATGATTCGTAACCTCTTTATAGTCTGGCTTTTAACCGGACTTTGGCACGGCGCGAACTGGACCTACATCTGGTGGGGACTCTACTTCTTTATCTTAATCGTATTTGAGATTGCGTTCCGGCTCGATGAGAGAGAGGGACATGAAGTGTTGCGCCATGTCTATGTGGTTGTCGCGACCGTATTTGCCATGGTGATATTCCGTTGCGAGACGGGAGAGCAGATGTCCCTCTTTTTTGCGGATCTCTTCGGGCTCGGCGGAAACGGTTTCTACAGTCCTGCGGTTGTCATGTTCCTAAAGGAGTACGGTATTTCGTTGATTGCAGCGGTGCTGTGCGCACTTCCGCTTCGAAACTATATCTTGGAAAAGACCGAAGACAGCGAGGGACATGAGATTTTCTACCGAAGTTGCGGTGCGATTTACGTCATCGGGCTCGGTGCTTGTATGGTGTTTTCCATCGCAATTCTCGCAAAGGGCGGTTACAATCCGTTCATTTATTTCAACTTCTAA
- a CDS encoding GGDEF domain-containing protein — MRDKADLMIKCLEFLQKDSSRKGIERILRTVSRYFNLPALALILVQGGTEERICYRAQYPKKIRFAFRLPLENRGRTMGVLLVGCSSFFQHLFIRKFCRSLALLFALELGNRKREQTLRREARLDSNLEIHNRNALEVKKAVLRKRNAPRSVAAIYLDLNGLKEINDRHGHEAGDQMLRRAVDFFAAFFPREHIYRAGGDEFVILESGLQKEEFRARAKELQQALSANTTPKAAMGTAWRARERFVEEAIKEADHNMYRDKNSTRGHDRVTLRRQL, encoded by the coding sequence ATGAGAGACAAAGCGGATTTGATGATCAAATGCCTTGAGTTCTTGCAGAAGGATAGCTCCCGGAAGGGGATAGAGCGCATTCTGCGTACAGTGTCACGGTATTTCAATTTGCCGGCACTCGCACTGATTCTTGTACAGGGCGGGACAGAAGAGCGCATCTGCTACCGTGCGCAGTATCCCAAAAAGATTCGGTTTGCATTCCGATTGCCGCTGGAAAATCGGGGAAGAACCATGGGGGTTCTGTTGGTCGGGTGCAGCTCCTTCTTTCAGCATTTGTTCATTCGTAAGTTTTGCCGTTCCTTGGCATTATTGTTTGCCTTGGAACTCGGCAATCGGAAGCGCGAGCAGACCCTGCGCCGGGAAGCTCGTTTGGATTCCAATCTGGAGATACACAATCGGAACGCTTTGGAAGTCAAGAAGGCTGTGCTTAGGAAACGAAATGCACCGCGTTCCGTTGCTGCAATCTATTTGGATTTAAATGGCTTGAAGGAGATTAACGATCGCCACGGACATGAGGCGGGAGATCAAATGCTCCGACGGGCGGTGGACTTTTTCGCCGCCTTTTTCCCGCGCGAACATATATACCGCGCCGGCGGAGATGAGTTTGTGATTTTGGAATCCGGACTTCAGAAAGAAGAGTTCCGCGCACGCGCAAAGGAATTGCAGCAGGCGCTTTCGGCCAATACTACCCCGAAGGCGGCTATGGGGACTGCTTGGCGCGCGCGAGAGCGCTTTGTCGAAGAGGCCATCAAAGAGGCCGATCACAATATGTACCGGGACAAAAACAGCACACGGGGACATGACCGCGTGACGCTTAGAAGACAGCTATAA
- the ilvC gene encoding ketol-acid reductoisomerase, giving the protein MEQMEESKMALKIYYQEDCDVSVLKDHRVAIIGYGSQGHAHALNLKDSGVEVCVGLYEGSKSREKAEKQGITVKTNAEAAKWADIIMILINDELQADMYKKDIEPNLEEGDMLMFAHGFNIHYGLITPPKFVDVTMIAPKAPGHTVRSEFLEGKGVPMLVAVEQDASGKALEKALAYGAAIGGARAGLLETTYRIETETDLFGEQAVLCGGVCALMQTGFETLVEAGYDPRNAYFECIHEMKLIVDLIYQSGFEGMRYSISNTAEFGDYITGPKIITEETKKAMKKVLADIQDGTFANQFLVDMSPAGRQAHFKAMRKKASEHLSESVGKEIRKLYSWNNEDSKLINN; this is encoded by the coding sequence ATGGAACAGATGGAGGAGAGTAAAATGGCACTGAAGATTTATTATCAGGAAGATTGCGATGTTTCTGTTTTAAAGGACCACAGAGTGGCAATCATCGGCTACGGCAGCCAGGGACATGCGCATGCACTGAACCTGAAGGATTCCGGAGTTGAAGTTTGCGTCGGTCTCTACGAGGGCTCCAAGTCGAGAGAGAAGGCTGAGAAGCAGGGCATTACGGTTAAGACCAATGCCGAGGCAGCGAAGTGGGCGGATATCATTATGATTCTGATCAACGATGAGCTGCAGGCGGATATGTACAAGAAGGATATTGAGCCGAATCTCGAAGAGGGCGACATGCTGATGTTTGCTCACGGCTTCAACATTCATTACGGCCTTATCACCCCGCCGAAGTTTGTCGATGTCACGATGATTGCGCCGAAGGCACCGGGCCACACGGTTCGCAGCGAGTTCCTTGAGGGCAAGGGCGTTCCGATGCTCGTTGCTGTTGAGCAGGATGCAAGCGGCAAGGCACTGGAGAAGGCACTTGCTTACGGTGCTGCAATCGGCGGTGCGAGAGCGGGTCTGCTTGAGACCACCTATCGCATTGAGACCGAGACCGATCTCTTCGGTGAGCAGGCGGTTCTCTGCGGCGGTGTTTGCGCACTGATGCAGACCGGATTTGAGACCCTGGTGGAAGCCGGCTACGATCCGAGAAATGCGTACTTTGAGTGCATTCATGAGATGAAGCTCATTGTCGATCTCATTTATCAGTCCGGTTTCGAGGGCATGCGCTATTCGATTTCGAATACCGCTGAGTTCGGTGACTACATCACCGGACCGAAGATCATTACCGAGGAAACCAAGAAGGCAATGAAGAAGGTTCTTGCTGACATTCAGGACGGAACCTTTGCAAACCAGTTCTTGGTTGATATGAGCCCTGCCGGTCGTCAGGCACACTTCAAGGCGATGCGGAAGAAGGCTTCCGAGCATCTCTCTGAGTCTGTCGGTAAGGAGATCAGAAAGCTTTACAGCTGGAACAATGAAGACTCCAAGCTGATTAACAACTAA
- the ilvN gene encoding acetolactate synthase small subunit, which translates to MEMRVVFSLLMDNTPGVLSRIAGLFTRRGYNIESITAGVTADPRYTRMTVVSNGDDDVLEQIEKQIRKLEDVKDIKRLPEDKSVYRELMMVKIRANADQRESVHAVVQIFRASIVDVAKSSLTIMLTGDQKKLDALLALLEEYEILELARTGITGLARGADDIKYLP; encoded by the coding sequence ATGGAGATGAGAGTCGTTTTTTCGCTTTTGATGGACAACACACCCGGTGTTCTGAGTCGCATTGCCGGATTGTTTACGCGCAGAGGGTATAATATCGAGAGCATTACGGCCGGTGTCACCGCGGATCCGCGTTACACGAGAATGACGGTTGTCTCAAACGGCGATGACGATGTACTGGAGCAAATCGAAAAGCAGATTCGTAAGCTCGAGGATGTCAAAGATATCAAGCGCCTTCCGGAGGATAAGAGCGTTTACCGCGAGCTTATGATGGTAAAAATTCGGGCAAACGCAGATCAGAGAGAATCGGTGCATGCGGTGGTGCAGATTTTTCGCGCGAGCATAGTGGATGTGGCAAAGAGTTCTCTCACCATTATGCTGACCGGAGATCAAAAGAAACTGGATGCGTTGCTCGCTTTGCTGGAAGAGTATGAGATTTTGGAACTTGCGCGAACCGGTATCACAGGACTTGCGCGCGGCGCGGATGATATCAAATATCTGCCTTAA
- the pckA gene encoding phosphoenolpyruvate carboxykinase (ATP): MSKLDLSKYGITGTTEIVHNPSYELLFEEETKAGLEGFEKGQVTELDAVNVMTGIYTGRSPKDKFIVMDENSKDTVWWTSDEYKNDNHPASEEAWHAVKELAKKELSNKRLFVVDAFCGANKDTRMAVRFIVEVAWQAHFVTNMFIKPTAEELENFEPDFIVYNASKAKVENYKELGLNSETAVVFNITTKEQVILNTWYGGEMKKGMFSMMNYYLPLRGIASMHCSANTDMDGKNTAVFFGLSGTGKTTLSTDPKRLLIGDDEHGWDDSGVFNFEGGCYAKVINLDKESEPDIYRAIRRDALLENVTVDANGKIDFTDKSVTENTRVSYPIDHIEKIVKPISHGPAAENVIFLSADAFGVLPPVSILTPEQTKYYFLSGFTAKLAGTERGITEPTPTFSACFGQAFLELHPTKYAEELVKRMEQSGAKAYLVNTGWNGSGKRISIKDTRGIIDAILNGDVLKAPTKKIPFFDFEVPTELPGVDPTILDPRDTYADSEEWTKRAKDLADRFIKNFAKYEGNDAGKALVAAGPKTEA; the protein is encoded by the coding sequence ATGAGTAAGCTTGATTTAAGCAAGTATGGCATTACCGGGACAACAGAAATCGTACACAATCCGTCATATGAGTTGCTCTTTGAAGAGGAGACCAAGGCGGGTCTCGAGGGCTTCGAGAAGGGACAGGTGACCGAACTGGATGCCGTTAACGTGATGACGGGAATCTACACGGGACGCTCCCCGAAAGACAAGTTCATCGTCATGGACGAGAACTCCAAGGATACGGTCTGGTGGACCTCCGATGAGTATAAGAACGATAACCATCCGGCTTCCGAGGAGGCTTGGCACGCAGTGAAGGAACTCGCAAAGAAGGAGCTTTCCAATAAGCGCCTCTTTGTGGTTGATGCTTTCTGCGGTGCAAACAAGGACACCCGCATGGCGGTTCGCTTCATTGTCGAAGTGGCGTGGCAGGCACACTTTGTGACCAACATGTTCATTAAGCCGACTGCGGAAGAACTCGAGAACTTTGAGCCGGACTTCATTGTCTACAATGCGTCGAAGGCAAAGGTTGAGAACTACAAGGAGCTCGGACTCAATTCCGAGACCGCGGTTGTTTTCAACATCACGACCAAGGAGCAGGTTATCCTGAACACTTGGTACGGCGGCGAGATGAAGAAGGGTATGTTCTCGATGATGAACTACTACCTGCCGCTTCGCGGTATCGCTTCGATGCACTGCTCGGCAAATACCGATATGGACGGCAAGAACACCGCAGTGTTCTTCGGTCTCTCCGGCACCGGCAAGACCACGCTCTCCACGGATCCGAAGCGCCTTCTCATCGGAGATGATGAGCACGGTTGGGATGACTCCGGCGTGTTCAACTTTGAGGGAGGCTGCTACGCAAAGGTCATTAACCTCGACAAGGAGTCCGAGCCGGATATCTACCGTGCAATTCGCCGCGACGCGCTTCTTGAGAACGTGACGGTCGATGCAAACGGCAAGATTGATTTTACCGACAAGAGCGTCACGGAGAATACCCGTGTCTCGTACCCGATCGATCACATCGAGAAGATTGTTAAACCGATTTCCCACGGTCCGGCTGCGGAGAATGTCATTTTCCTCTCGGCAGATGCATTCGGCGTATTGCCGCCGGTTTCCATTCTGACCCCGGAGCAGACCAAGTATTACTTCCTGTCCGGCTTTACGGCAAAGCTCGCAGGTACCGAGCGCGGCATTACCGAGCCGACCCCGACCTTCTCGGCTTGCTTCGGCCAGGCTTTCCTGGAGCTTCATCCGACCAAGTACGCGGAAGAACTCGTGAAGCGCATGGAGCAGAGCGGTGCGAAGGCTTATCTCGTGAACACCGGCTGGAACGGCAGCGGCAAGAGAATTTCGATTAAGGATACGAGAGGTATCATCGATGCCATCCTGAACGGCGATGTTCTGAAGGCACCGACGAAGAAGATTCCGTTCTTCGACTTTGAAGTTCCGACCGAACTGCCGGGTGTGGATCCGACCATTCTGGATCCGAGAGATACCTATGCGGACAGCGAGGAGTGGACCAAGAGAGCCAAAGATCTCGCAGATCGTTTCATCAAGAACTTTGCAAAGTATGAGGGCAATGATGCCGGCAAGGCACTTGTCGCAGCGGGCCCGAAGACCGAGGCATAA
- the gltA gene encoding NADPH-dependent glutamate synthase: MDMMKRVPIREQAPEERAHNFEEVCLGYTEEEARAEASRCLNCKNPRCVAGCPVSIDIPGFLQQVIAGQEAKAAGIIAESSALPAVCGRVCPQETQCEGVCIRGIKGEPVAIGKLERYVADWAREHKLEPQNTSEKNGQRVAVIGAGPAGLTCAGELAKLGYEVKIFEALHEPGGVLVYGIPEFRLPKDTVVAHEVENVKKLGVEIETNTIVGKSVSVDDLLDHEGYDAVFIGSGAGLPMFMHIPGETASGVFSANEFLTRNNLMKAFREDYDTPIFAGKRAIVVGGGNVAMDAARTALRLGAETHIVYRRSEAELPARVEEVHHAKEEGVIFDLLTNPVEILEDENGWVRAVRVIHMELGEPDASGRRRPVEIPGSEEEIPADTVIMALGTSPNPLLASTTKGLDTNRRGCLIADEKSGQTTREGVFAGGDAVIGAATVILAMGAGKQAARGIDEYLKAKRA, from the coding sequence ATGGACATGATGAAGAGAGTCCCGATTCGGGAGCAGGCACCGGAAGAACGCGCACACAACTTTGAGGAAGTCTGTCTCGGCTACACAGAAGAAGAGGCGAGAGCAGAGGCATCGCGCTGTCTGAATTGTAAGAATCCGCGCTGTGTTGCCGGATGTCCCGTATCGATTGATATTCCGGGATTTTTACAGCAGGTAATCGCGGGGCAGGAAGCAAAAGCTGCCGGGATTATTGCGGAGAGCTCCGCACTTCCTGCGGTTTGCGGCCGTGTCTGCCCGCAGGAGACCCAGTGCGAGGGAGTCTGTATTCGCGGTATCAAAGGAGAGCCGGTTGCAATCGGCAAATTGGAGCGCTATGTGGCGGATTGGGCGCGGGAGCACAAACTGGAGCCGCAGAACACCTCCGAGAAAAACGGACAGCGCGTTGCTGTCATCGGGGCAGGTCCCGCAGGACTTACCTGTGCCGGAGAACTTGCCAAACTCGGCTATGAAGTCAAAATCTTTGAAGCGCTCCATGAACCGGGCGGCGTGCTGGTCTACGGTATTCCGGAGTTCCGTTTGCCGAAGGACACGGTTGTGGCCCACGAAGTAGAGAACGTAAAGAAACTCGGTGTTGAAATCGAAACCAATACCATAGTCGGCAAGTCGGTCTCTGTGGACGACCTTCTGGATCACGAGGGCTACGACGCGGTGTTTATCGGTTCCGGTGCGGGTCTGCCGATGTTCATGCACATTCCGGGCGAGACCGCGAGCGGCGTGTTTTCGGCCAATGAGTTCTTAACGCGCAACAACCTCATGAAGGCTTTCCGAGAGGATTACGACACGCCGATCTTTGCGGGTAAGCGTGCAATTGTGGTGGGCGGCGGAAACGTTGCGATGGATGCTGCGCGAACGGCGCTCCGCCTCGGCGCAGAGACACACATTGTTTACCGCCGTTCGGAGGCGGAGTTGCCCGCTCGTGTCGAAGAAGTGCACCATGCGAAGGAAGAGGGCGTTATCTTCGATTTACTCACCAATCCGGTCGAAATACTGGAAGATGAGAACGGTTGGGTCAGAGCGGTTCGCGTGATTCATATGGAACTTGGAGAGCCGGATGCCTCCGGCAGAAGAAGACCGGTTGAGATTCCGGGCTCCGAGGAGGAAATTCCGGCAGACACTGTCATCATGGCTCTCGGTACCTCTCCGAATCCGCTGCTTGCTTCCACAACCAAAGGTCTTGATACCAATCGCCGGGGCTGCCTGATTGCGGATGAAAAGAGCGGACAGACAACGCGCGAAGGTGTTTTTGCGGGCGGCGATGCCGTAATCGGTGCCGCGACCGTTATTCTTGCGATGGGAGCGGGAAAGCAGGCTGCGCGCGGCATAGATGAATATCTCAAAGCAAAACGTGCGTGA
- a CDS encoding sulfide/dihydroorotate dehydrogenase-like FAD/NAD-binding protein, with product MYKIITKRKLAEQIWFMDLEAPRVARKCLPGEFLIVKIDRYGERIPLTVCDYDREKGTIAIVFQVVGSSSARMAKLEVGDCFEDVVGPLGRPSELTHKTAEELQKMNILFVAGGVGTAPVYPQVKWLKEQGVVADVVQGAKTKDLVILEEEMRALVGDHLYVTTDDGSYGFHGLVTAKVEELVEKEGKHYDLCVAIGPMIMMKFVSLLTKKLGIPTIASMNPIMVDGTGMCGACRLIVGDEVKFACVDGPEFDAHLIDFDQAMKRARMYASEEGREYLKFKEGKTHHGGCGNCGGQQ from the coding sequence ATGTATAAGATCATAACGAAGAGAAAACTTGCGGAGCAGATTTGGTTCATGGATCTTGAGGCGCCGCGTGTCGCGCGGAAATGTCTGCCGGGTGAGTTTTTAATTGTGAAAATCGATCGCTACGGCGAGCGTATCCCGTTGACGGTCTGCGATTATGACCGTGAGAAGGGAACCATCGCCATTGTATTCCAAGTTGTCGGTTCAAGCAGCGCGCGTATGGCAAAACTGGAAGTTGGAGATTGCTTTGAAGATGTTGTGGGACCTCTGGGACGTCCGTCGGAACTAACCCACAAGACGGCGGAAGAACTTCAAAAAATGAACATTCTCTTTGTCGCCGGCGGCGTTGGCACGGCACCGGTCTATCCGCAGGTCAAGTGGCTCAAGGAGCAGGGCGTCGTTGCGGATGTTGTGCAGGGAGCGAAGACCAAGGATTTGGTGATACTCGAAGAGGAGATGCGTGCCCTGGTCGGAGATCATCTCTACGTCACCACCGATGACGGTTCCTACGGTTTCCACGGTCTTGTAACTGCAAAGGTAGAAGAGCTGGTGGAAAAAGAAGGTAAGCACTACGATCTTTGCGTTGCCATCGGCCCGATGATTATGATGAAGTTTGTCTCCTTACTCACCAAGAAGCTCGGAATTCCGACGATTGCCAGCATGAACCCCATTATGGTGGACGGCACCGGTATGTGCGGAGCATGTCGACTGATTGTCGGTGACGAAGTGAAATTTGCCTGTGTGGACGGTCCCGAGTTCGACGCGCATCTCATTGATTTCGATCAGGCGATGAAGCGTGCAAGAATGTACGCGAGCGAAGAGGGGAGAGAGTATCTCAAGTTCAAGGAAGGAAAGACGCACCACGGTGGCTGCGGAAATTGCGGAGGTCAGCAGTAA
- a CDS encoding dihydrofolate reductase, translated as MILIAAVDKSWAIGKGGKLLVKIPRDQQLFLEETLGKTVIMGRKTFLDLPGQQPLYGRRNLVLSRDPDFSPKGVTVCRSIEEVLEKLSGIPGDEIFVCGGEGVYRDFLPYADKAELTKIDYRYDGDRFFPNLDEDPDWKLTQESEEETYFNLPFSFCRYERVRGGVR; from the coding sequence ATGATTTTGATTGCGGCGGTGGACAAATCCTGGGCCATCGGGAAAGGCGGAAAACTTCTGGTCAAAATTCCGCGCGATCAACAACTGTTTCTTGAGGAGACGCTAGGGAAAACGGTCATTATGGGGCGAAAGACCTTTTTGGACTTGCCGGGGCAGCAGCCTCTTTACGGCAGGCGCAATCTGGTATTGAGTCGAGATCCCGATTTTTCGCCGAAGGGAGTCACTGTATGTCGCAGCATCGAAGAAGTACTGGAAAAGCTGAGCGGAATTCCGGGAGATGAGATTTTTGTGTGCGGTGGAGAGGGGGTTTACCGAGACTTCCTACCCTACGCGGATAAGGCAGAGTTGACGAAAATCGATTACCGCTATGATGGGGATCGCTTCTTTCCGAATCTTGATGAAGATCCGGACTGGAAGCTCACACAGGAGAGTGAGGAAGAGACCTATTTCAATCTTCCTTTTTCCTTTTGCCGCTATGAACGCGTGCGCGGCGGTGTGAGATGA
- a CDS encoding NUDIX hydrolase translates to MVEATSCGGIVIFHGKILLLYKNYRNRYEGWVLPKGTVEEGENFETTALREVKEETGVSARIVEYIGKSEYTFNAQAELVDKSVHWFLMSADSYYSKPQREEFFMDSGYYKYHEAWHLLKFANEKAMLEKAYARYQERKRNRMNESN, encoded by the coding sequence ATGGTCGAAGCAACGAGCTGCGGCGGCATCGTGATCTTTCACGGAAAGATCCTGCTGCTCTATAAGAATTACAGAAATCGCTATGAGGGCTGGGTGCTCCCAAAGGGAACGGTCGAAGAGGGAGAGAACTTTGAGACCACAGCGCTCCGGGAAGTCAAGGAAGAGACAGGGGTCAGCGCACGCATTGTCGAGTATATCGGCAAGAGTGAATACACCTTCAATGCGCAGGCGGAACTTGTGGATAAGAGTGTCCATTGGTTTCTGATGAGCGCTGACAGCTACTACTCGAAACCGCAGCGGGAGGAGTTCTTTATGGATTCCGGTTATTACAAGTATCACGAGGCATGGCATCTTCTGAAATTTGCCAATGAAAAGGCAATGTTGGAAAAGGCCTATGCGCGCTATCAAGAGCGCAAGCGTAATCGCATGAACGAATCCAACTAG